TCTGCTGGAGAAGTGTGTTAACAAAGTTCCTGGGGAAAAGCCAGAACAATTGACTGCCATCTCCATAGCAACTTTGACTGCTGCCAACAACTCTCCAATTACAACGTAGTCCACGGCaaaggcacacacacagatatagTTTGACAAATAGGCCTACAAGCGTACGATGAAATAGTAGCATTCGTATAAAGTTAAGAAGTCCATACAGATGATGTAATGATTTTGCATTTTCTATGACACAAAAATTGCTTACATTATTTAAATTGCCTAGATATAAATACTCAAGATTGCAAACTTTTAAGTAGGGTTTTAAACTATGAGCTTTGTCACATATATCACACACACAATCTTTTTGATACACATACCAGGTGAGAAAGCTGCATTCCTGGTATTGATGGATAGCTTCTCCACAGTTCATTTTCCACTGACTGGATAAAGAAGATGTGGAGATGGATTGATAGTTTTCATGGGTTAGCGGAGGTTTGGAGTACCCGCATGCTCTACAGGTGTGCCTGCCTGCAAGCCTCATTATTGCCCATTTAAGATCACACTGCACCATGTTGCATTCTACCACAGATAGTGCCCGTGCCTGATCAtgcagggctctcaagtcttaCACATTCGCCTTGAGAGAGCCACGCTCACAcgccacaccttgtatttctcacgctgaaaataatatattaatCTAATATACAATCGAGAGATGAGGCGCAGGCAGGGAGTTCATAGCTCGCTCTGTTTTTTAGGGGTGCTCAACTTCACGCAGCGATGCAAGAACCGACACgcacatgacatcaaagtaccgcaagaAATATTCAAAAAATCATACAgaggagtttgatttcaaatcactctcgcgttactctgatgtcattcACCAGTCATGAATATTGTATGTGTTCGAAGAGCAAGATCTGGAATGGATAAATgcggtaaaaaaaaacactttattttttataattttgattTTACGATTCCTAGACTCCTAGGCTGACGTGGGCCTAATATATCCAAATTAGTGCTAAATTATTTATTGACACAGTCAAAAACTTTCCAGCTTTGCAACCTGAATTTTAGTTACTAAGGACATACTAGAGGCTTCCTGAAAttaacaaaagaactactgtaTTGTTATTGCCCTGTCATCAAGGCATCAAAGTGTGACATCATTCATAAGTATAGGCCTGTAGTGTAAAATTTAAAGTGTGATATTAAGTTatagaaattaaataaaaacaaaacatgaaggcaggggcgttgctagacataaagctctactggggcacaggccccccatttttttttttttactttttcttgaaAGCCTGCGGTGTGCAAGATACAATTTCCTTTGCTCAACCCACTATTCCAACATTGCAACAAGTACTAggaaagacaaacatttatttaaaaatatttaagtatcatcttcatatatacatatatacaacatAATTAACATGTCTTAaggcataaaatgtttggaaataatggctggagagaaaaaaatgttatgcacatttgcattttacataacaatgattaataacttctttttttatttttaagaatattttcattttatgactactaaaaaatctatcttagttactgctaactgattATGTAATGACCTAGAGCTagtgaactaaatattaattttatatctgaaaatacagaacagtataacacagtttttgtatgtgaacaatgcaattttatagactattgacagaggttttcctgaaATTTTCCCTCTAATGTTTAAGCCCTGACAGGGTAGGATGTTATGTGTCTTTACTCCCTTAAATTCATCATCTCTCATTTTTCCTTCCCTTTTCCTGcgttgcacaaaacatttctgatgtccatcacaTGCGTCAATgagattttcattattatttagaaacttactttagtctcgCCATGTTTTCATAAACCAACTCAATCGCGTGTACTTTGTATGCGGCTGCGCACGGCAAAACAGTCGCGTGCACGCCTCAATTCATGTCCGCGTCCGCGCACCCATTCATGTCCGTGCGCGGACGCGGACATGAATTGAGgcgtgcacgcgtcagtgcgactgttgcgtcgctttttcaaacgtgaattgggtaactacattgcatatagatccgttttgccgcgattgtctttgtaaaggaataaactagttaactgctaaaatgtaaatttgagatttacacaggggcacaaaagatttacactggggcacgtgccccagtaaaaggggtctagcgacgcccctgcaTGAAGGCATCAATTCAGGTTAGAttgatcacacacacacacacacacacacacacacacagacacacacacacacgcccaGGGCAAAACTTCATGGTTTCATTCAACATCAACCACATGTTGGTTTGGCGGGCACTATGAAATCTCTCAAGCTCTCAGGTGCACTAAGGAGTCAGGTTGCACTTATGCATGTCTCTCTCCTCAAGGATTACTTATGTGCTCATCACTGCTGGTGAAAGTGCGAAGAGAGATTAGGTAAGAGTAGAATTTTAGCTGAACTTTTATGTGCCAAAAAGAGAAAACGAATATACACATAtctatatattgtatatataaacatataggctacacatatatacacaatattgactgtttatttttatatgtaCAGTAGCCCTTGTACATGCCATCAAGTAAGTGATATAACTACAAAAAGAGAATAACGTTAGAGAGTAAGAATCATCACGTACGTAAAgcaaaatttaaaattaaatttagtCACACCATAGACTAAAAGGCACTAATAGCGTGCAATAGCATGAAGGCATCTGtagtttatatttaaataaaaaatattacttaccagaaagatatttaaaaagtacaaaaaagatTTATACACAGGCTTAGAGTTTAGCGCGGCTGTATTTGTCCTTCCAAAGGTCACTTGAGCTTGTTTGTTGTGGACATTGTCTCCACCGTGTGGTCAAATGTCGTCAGCTTGTTATTCTATCATCTGCTCGTTAATCCCAATCAAACATAACTGTAATATTTTGTATTACCAATAGTTACATACGCTTACATCAATtaagtaattaattaaattattaatacCTTACGATAACGTCTAACTATTATATAGATCGTTTCTACAGAACAAAATGGCGTCACGGTGGCCGAGAGGTTAAGGCGTTGGACTCGAAATCCAATGGGGTTTCCCCGCACAGGTTCGAATCCTGTTCGTGACGAGCTGTTTTACTCTTTAATTACAAACCTACAAAATACTTAAAGGTCTGCTTTATAAACACAACGTATCGATTGTTTAATTTTCTTAATGTTATCAAGTTGGAACAAATCTTGCATTCATATAAAGACTATTTGATTTGGAAAGCACAACATTTCCTGGGGAAATAATAATTTGTCTATAGCGCATTAATAACCGTACtgaatatttgtttgtttttttcatttaaagatgattttctttctttgaaaAATATGCAACCCTGGGTATATAACGTTAAAGTAAAGGAAAGCTTTGCTATTTACTTATCAACATTCATCTGATTATTGAAGCAGTGATGATGCATCTAAACAATCTCGTGAAAATGTTTTggtatgtgtaaaaaaaaattttacaaCGTCAATCGTACAAGGAAATGGTGCAAGTTATATGGTTATCCATGTGGACATATTCTTCATAGCGTCCAATCAGATTGAGTTCAATGTAACAAGAAAACGGTAAGAACCAAtactaaacataaaaaaattcactaTAACTTATAATATGAATAATGTAGCGTTTAAATTGCGTTTTTATTTGTAATGTCTCCTCACTTAGATGTGTTTGTATTGAAATTTACATTATATGTcaagtatattttaaagaattatAGCATATTGAACCCCCTGTGAAACCTTGCGATGGTACATCCGGAAAAATATAAAGAACAGAAAACACATCAGCGCAGGTCACTCAGAAGCTTTGTTAGTAAGGGAGAGGCAGACAGCACTTTGATAGATATTTTATCCTTTCAGACGACattacttttgtatttttaGTAAGATTGCAGTACTGCACACGTAGGAAACATGAtgacataaatttaaaataCTATTAGTTAGTCTAGGGCGGCTCATGACGCCAGACACATTAAAGTTAGCCAGCAGTAGTTCTTTAGTCATCCGTGTTTGAAATGGTTTGCCTCGTCGGTTTAGCTTTATAAATGTCGCTTAGACTCCTTTtgtaaatgattttaaataattttagttTGTGAGGTAAAATTTAGAGACGCGTTACTGTACAATCTGACCGGCTGTGTATGAGTGTGGTTGTCGAGCTAAACTCGTCGACTCACTTTTACACAAAAAACCTAATCGGCATGTTTAAAATCATCCTTTTTTAACTGATACTTTTAACTCGACGTCGTGTTATGGTGGTGTAGGCTGAAGAACAGACAGTGACTCAGTATAAATGAATCTGAAAGCTAGATAGCTTAAACAGCATCATACTTAAGCGAAGTCTTAGGGTCGCAGTATTAAATGTTTAGTTCAGGATGAAGTGTAAAGTATCAGTCTGGAAAACGAATTAAGTGTTTTTACGACGAGGTTTATTGTGGAGGAGGAAATCTCCATTACTTTCATTCCTTTAACTCGATGGCCAAGTGTGAAAACACGCCGCCTTATATGTTAAGCTAGTAAACACTTATCTTTCCTGAAGGGATTTAGCAATCAAAGCGTATATGCCAAATAAACTTAATTTGGTTAATAAATTAAGCCAAGCAGGGCTCAGTTTTAGGTTTAGGTCAAGAATTCCTCACTTAGCTGTGCGTTAGCTAGCCGGTGTGCTAGCATTCACCTCAGCTCCCAGAAATGTCGAATATCAACGAAGCTGTGCTTTTGATAAAAGATGTAAAGCCCGGATCGAAAAACCTTAATATCGTCTTTATAGTTTTGGAAATCGGTAAGTGAATTTTACCGCCCCTCATGACAATTTATCATCAATGTATTAGCTGCAGCTCCGCTCACTGCTGGCGTTTATGTCTGATGTCGCCCCGGACGTCTGTTAAATGCACCGTATTCTTGCTGGTTTGTTTAAACGCATTGGCCATACCGTAACgcaactgtgtgtgttttagtagTTTTGTAATGGTTGTAATTTGACGGCGAACTTTGTGCACGCGCAGGTCGGGTGACGAAGACAAAGGACGGGCACGAGGTGCGCTCGTGCAGAGTGGCGGATAAGAGCGGCTGCATCGCCATCTCTGTGTGGGATGAGCTTGGTAGCCTCATCCAGCCCGGGGACATCATTCGCCTTACGAGAGGGTACGAGCCTTCATTTAAATACTACAGGCTTTTAAGCCCATCTGGCTAGTAGGTTATGTCAAACGACCATAAATTCGTCATGTAAACTCTGGTGACATGTTTTTCAGGTTGGGTTAAAATATGTGCCTTTTAGTCTAAGCATTGATTCTGTAAATGGGTTTATTTGCTATGAAAATGTACTGGGTGTAGTTAAAGTGTAGTAAACGGCTGTCACCCCTTATACAGCCAAGGTTTTCATTTAGGTTTTCTAATAACATGTTTAACTGggaaacatttttgtttttattagttATGCTTCCATCTGGAAGGGTTGCCTTACGCTATACACTGGACGAGGAGGAGACTTGCAGAAAATTGGGGAGTAAGTATTTAATCTTTCCTTGCAGATTGTATGTAGCAAGAGCTACTTATCCAAGCTGAGTAATCATCTGACATTTGATCATTCTGTGATCGTGGGCATTGGGCAATAATTGCAAGTGAAATTGTGTCCACTCAAAACTGAACTGTGTTGTCAAATCGAGCCCCGAGtcaagcaaaattaaaaacactacGGAACAGTCACTAAACACTACGTAGAAAAATAGAAAACGCAATGCTCAGGACATGAAGCTggagaaataaatgtttattgtttacTGTAGGCTAAATGCATTTTGCAAAAGTTGCACTTGTACAAAAAGACTTAACAGAAATCTTGTGCAGAACATGGTTTTATCAGATATTACTGTTCTTTATCTTCCCTGACCACCTCAACCTCTTCTCACACAAACTCTTCCTCTCAGATTTCTGTCCATTGTAGGGCCTCATAAACCAGTGCTCTCTGAACAGGCTTACTGTATATGTTCCCTCACATCATTAGCCACAAGTGTGatcaattttgagttgttgtgttcaaGTGGTGACACTTGTGCTTTAATTGTGTTTGACTTTTGTCACCTGTGCTCACCATTTTGCAGCACGAGTGCATCACAATGAAAATGTGTTGGCAAGTTGAGTCTAAACGGGTGAAAAGTGCTTATGGTTTTGCCAAAAGAGTGACTGAGTCAATCAATGGGTCAGGCAACTAAACATTTGGTTCAGACAAtagggtttagtgttttagcaattgagaaaaactgtaaaagagttgcatattttaaaattaagcTATTAGAACCTTTCACCTGTCTTTCATAGGTTCTGCATGGTGTATTCAGAGGTTCCAAATTTCAGTGAGCCAAATCCTGAGCTGCTAGCACAAGCTAACCAGCAAAATAAGACGGTGAGTCTAATGTTCTTCCTGCTTATGTAAATTAGTTTCTCTATGATGCCTCAATGAACAACGCCTTTAATTATTTGCATGTCCAAATATACTTCGGTTGTGGTGAAATAACTTTGACTTGATCTTTAAAACGATGAGTGTAGGATGtgaaaattaatttttaacttCACAATGCAATCTATCATGTGAGTGGATTTAAGTACTTTAAGTTAACAAAATGGTGTCTTGTGTCCTCTGAATAGGGTAAAGAACAACGAGGAAATTCTCCACCAAATCAAAATGCAGGTACTCCTGCACAAACAGGTAGGCAATCATAGAAGGTACTTCAGATGCTGATTTGCTATTGGTAGCCTACAGATCTGGGCTTCTGACAAGGTTTACATGTTCAGTCTCTGGCAGGGGATGAACAAAGAACTGGAATTACTCAAATCCCACTTCTGCCTTACTACCATTGTGCCCTTAAATCCAGTTTATAGTTGTGCAGAAGGTCTATGCCGTAGGTTATCcatagcctgacgtgcaccgtaccaaatttttaacagcgcgtcagttctaagtggaccgcaagcgctgtgattggtccactagaacccctcccgtcaggttaaaaaaactgtgtcataggtatttccgtttgtgaggGGTGAGAACAAAGATGGACCAAGTTGAGGAAGGATGTAACTTAAACTGCAACATTAttcactgtttatttacttccattaCTGCCggtcttctcaaaacatacacaacaagcttCAGCTGTGGGTTaaacttgccaagctgcttcttctgcctaccagcggtctgcatgGGCGTTTGCACATTGACGCAGACAATGACGCAAaatagtgctgcacaattaatcgcatcgcaatcgcgatgtcagcctgtgcaattatatgacagcaaaatgttgcaattatattaaaataaataaatgtgtggatttgttaacacaaactttctaataagagtttgatgattttccttgctgtttaaaaaaagaaagaaaaacaaacaaaaaaggcagtgcatgtgtggcatgcacgtgtgtggtgtgcgtcgtcacttgtgtgtgcgcagcgcggaaataccagagcgaagatggatgcagaaGAGGTagacagtgatctggtagctaaaaaaaaaaaaacggaccgtctgttgtatggcagtattttggatttaggattactgacacgaaaacatttctagttttacaaatacacattttagcattatcactaaactgtgtgtggattttccttaaaacccatcaagttgactcataataccatttattataatcgcaatcgcacatcgcaatattTGCAtgaataaccgcaatgggaaaaattacccaaatcgtgcagccctaacgcaaaagtataaatgaaaaccgacccGTAAACTATGGcgaggacctacgcacaactataccAAGCCCTTTAGGCAAGGCACCTCATGCTAGGTTGCTCTAGGGCAGTGGTCACAAACAGTGTTCCTGAAGGTCTATTTTCCTGCAGAGTCCAACCCCAAACAAACGCACCTAAACCTGCAAATCAAGCTTTTCACACTACCTAAAAAtttgaggcaggtgtgctgaagcAGGGTTTGGTCTTAAGTATGCAGGAGGGTAAAtttccaggaacagggttggtgaccactgcTAGGTTATTGTTACTAAAGTTGCACACTGCAAGTGCTAAATGGCAAAGTAACAATGTTTTGACCAGATAAAGCTGTTACTTAAATGTTTTCAGTAAGTCTCTGACATTTGCTTAAGCGTgacagttttgttttaaatgttttgcccAACAGGAAATGGCACTGTGCCAGTATTTCCAAATACTAGTGCTGCACCTGTGCCTCGGGATCCCAACTTTGGCGCTCAAGGAAGACCGAACGGGCGTGTTACGGGCAATGGGCCACCCCCAACAACTGCAGGGGGACCCCCAGCTCCGCCCAAACCCACAGTTACCATTAGTAATGGCAGGGATCCAAGAAGGGCTTCGAAAAGATGAGACACTGACTGCAAAATCCACTTCTCCATTTTCACTCCTTGCATAAAAAATCCCACCCACAAACCATCCTTAAAAATGGCCAAAACTGCCAATGACAAACGaggttttgtaaaaaaatgttgCCATCTGTGCTTTTGCTTTGTCATTTGCCAAGaactgtatattattttgtttgcaAAAGGTTACAATTCAACATCTTGGTTATTATACATATCTCTTCAAGGTTGTATCCTTGCTGCCCATCAAGTGCCGTTCAAAGGCCCACCACCGTCCTTAATGTTGTTAAACTATACACCCTACTTGAACACTTAATGCACTTTcttcttttaatttttattgaacTCCTAGTCATGTAATTCAGGACGAGTTAACTGCTGTTGCAAATAGGGGAATGGAACTTCAAAGTGACTGATTACTTTGAAGGTCCCTTCCACCCTCTCTGGCCAAAAACGTACCAGAAGTGACCGTGTGAAAGGAAAGGTGATAGTTTGATTGGACAATTAGGATTATTGAATTAGGAATAAATCAAGAACAAAACGTTGGGAAATGATCCCTGTGGTAGTGTTGTAATTGTTGACAATATCAGTAAACTGAAGAGTTGCCTTTTCAGTGCAATTTACATGTGAATGAGACCACTGTTTTTATGACTGGAGTGAAATAATCTGCCTACTGTAAAAACCAGTATGTTTGATAACTTAAATTTCTAAGTCAACAAATGTATAGGCATTTAACTGAAGGCATGTGGTTTTCGTTTTTAGACTTGTTAGATTTTATTATGTGAACTCTGACATTAATGTGTACTTGGATTGACAAATTTGAACATGCTTTATACTGGCCtcaatattttatttgtatttcgCCTAATAATTTCATTATGTGATTGGCACAGTCAGTCAAGCTAgctcaaagttttttttatgcttTACTGTCAATATGAATGGCTGCTTCAACTGCACAGTTTATGCCCTGCACCAGTAATATCAGTTTGAGTTTATCCTAGCTGTCTTTATATACATCTCCAGTGCCACTTCTCTCTCTTAAAATGAGAGGCttgatattgtttgttttagCCATGGTCAAAGTTAATGCAGATAAATGCAACACTTTCATATAACACACAAAAGACGTCTGTGTGATTAAATATATGTGATGATCACCCTGACTTGATATGCTCTACACTTCTAGAAAGGATTATCCAGTCACTTTTATTTAACCTTTTAAGTCCGTTCAAATGTGTCCAAATGTTTGAGAATGTCATAATTTATGACAaacaagtaaatgtctgctatCAGGGTATATCCAATAATTTGTGTTTATGGCTTTATTATTACATATGCACATGGTGCAGTTCTTTCCAATACTCTCCAATGCCCTTTGAGAGTGCATCCACTCCCAGGGACCAGCACTCACATGGGGTAAAGCCCACAAGGGCTGTACCCTTGATCGCCACACCATAGTGCGCAGCCAGCTCTGCCACTCGAGCTGTGATTAGCGAGGCTGGAGCATGGTAAAAACGTTGCCCTTTAATAGTGAAGCCTGGCCATGGCTCTTCTCCACAAGATAAGGATGTAAAACTATCCTTAACACTCTGCACGTTGCAAGCAATCTCCACAGCACCTTCATGTGGCAAAGCTACAACTTGCACCCCAGGGATACCATTTGGATTGGATTCACGGATTGCTGAAGCCACAAAACGCCCCAAGGACAGATCCTGAGTATCTATAGTCACGTTGCAATTCATAACATATGGGCTGGCACCAACCCCTACAGAAAAAACACTTGGGTGAGGGTcatttattaaattacagaaaCACTTGTCAGAGTTTACTTGTAGTAAATGTAAATCcttgttttgtatattttgtgaTTTCAGTTGAAAAATTAACCTGTAATTCCATATCTTCTGGTGGGCTGTTGACCTACATCTGGTTGGATAGTTGAAATATCCTGGACCTTTTTGAACCAGCCAATCTCTTTTCTCCTCTGGGCCAGACCTCGATGCTGAGGAGCATCTCCCCAGCCAAACATAAAGGCACTGGTACCTGCCACTCGTTCTGTCAAAGCTATGGCTAGTGCTTAACAGAAGATGAAAACAGTACTCCTTAAAATTGGAAGTACATGTGAAAAAGCACAAAATCACATCTTGCAATACAGAAATTTTAAACTAGAAATAGTAAAGTAAATAGCACATGCCCCCTCCccgaaaaaaatatattttgtctttGAAGACAATTTCTGCATGACCACCACATACCCTTGGCCTCTTGTCCACAGTCCTCTAGGCCAACCTCTTTCCCCAGCGGATAAAGAGGAACCAAATCCACAGCACCCATACACGGGTGGACGCCTTCATGAGCATTCATGTCAATGACAGCGCATGCATGTTCACAAACTGACAATACAGCCTCACCTAAAGTTGACAAGAAAAATTACCTATTTTATAGTTTTTGACATACCAACTGGCTGCTAGAAGTAGTTTGAACAATGGACTGAAAGGACAAGGAGGCAACTCACTTATTAGATCAATACTTGCAACAATAGTGATGACAGAGCGATTGTAGTCAAAATCATTGAAGATGTTCAGCACTGTGACGCCCTCGCGCTTTCTTCCTTAAAAAGAACCATAGTTCAGGACAGTTATGTGACAGCGCAATGTAACAAA
The genomic region above belongs to Paramisgurnus dabryanus chromosome 15, PD_genome_1.1, whole genome shotgun sequence and contains:
- the nabp1a gene encoding SOSS complex subunit B2, translating into MSNINEAVLLIKDVKPGSKNLNIVFIVLEIGRVTKTKDGHEVRSCRVADKSGCIAISVWDELGSLIQPGDIIRLTRGYASIWKGCLTLYTGRGGDLQKIGEFCMVYSEVPNFSEPNPELLAQANQQNKTGKEQRGNSPPNQNAGTPAQTGNGTVPVFPNTSAAPVPRDPNFGAQGRPNGRVTGNGPPPTTAGGPPAPPKPTVTISNGRDPRRASKR
- the ftcdnl1 gene encoding formiminotransferase N-terminal subdomain-containing protein; this encodes MSCSSIGRRLVACLLNISEARRRDLVETAARSAITDTHGRKREGVTVLNIFNDFDYNRSVITIVASIDLISEAVLSVCEHACAVIDMNAHEGVHPCMGAVDLVPLYPLGKEVGLEDCGQEAKALAIALTERVAGTSAFMFGWGDAPQHRGLAQRRKEIGWFKKVQDISTIQPDVGQQPTRRYGITGVGASPYVMNCNVTIDTQDLSLGRFVASAIRESNPNGIPGVQVVALPHEGAVEIACNVQSVKDSFTSLSCGEEPWPGFTIKGQRFYHAPASLITARVAELAAHYGVAIKGTALVGFTPCECWSLGVDALSKGIGEYWKELHHVHM